One genomic region from Longimicrobiales bacterium encodes:
- the nadA gene encoding quinolinate synthase NadA, producing MSAGTAPLTSPLHYSKLTREQLTERILQRKQELNGVILGHNYQRGDIQDVSDYVGDSLGLSQEAASTAADVIVFCGVHFMAETAKILSPSKTVLMPDLKAGCPMADFVTGESLRLMKQRLPGAAVVAYVNSTAEVKAESDICCTSSNAVQVAESIDRDRPILFVPDRNLAKYVAERTGRAIRSTSTPEHTGDPGEIVAWDGYCYVHDDLVMDELDAAKRAHPNAQVVIHPEARRDLLEKADHVVSTSAMAALAEQYDELIIGTERGLIDRLHQLYPQKTIVPLSRAAICGNMKVNTLAKLAWCLDHEQYEVLLDEDIRTRAEQALRGMLAMPGGWRPPTADEEQLEAAGLVRSGCGCA from the coding sequence ATGAGCGCTGGCACTGCACCACTTACGAGTCCGCTGCATTACTCGAAGCTGACGCGCGAGCAGCTCACTGAGCGCATCCTGCAGCGCAAGCAGGAGCTGAATGGGGTCATCCTCGGACACAACTATCAGCGTGGTGACATCCAGGACGTCAGCGATTACGTGGGCGACTCCCTCGGCCTGTCGCAGGAGGCGGCATCGACGGCCGCCGACGTCATAGTGTTCTGCGGTGTGCATTTCATGGCGGAGACCGCGAAGATCCTGTCTCCGTCGAAGACGGTTCTCATGCCGGACCTCAAGGCTGGGTGCCCCATGGCGGACTTCGTCACGGGTGAGTCGCTGCGGCTCATGAAACAGCGCCTACCCGGCGCCGCCGTCGTCGCCTACGTCAATTCGACGGCTGAGGTGAAGGCGGAGTCGGACATCTGCTGCACCAGCTCCAATGCCGTGCAGGTCGCCGAGTCTATCGATCGCGATCGTCCCATCCTGTTCGTCCCGGATCGCAACCTCGCAAAATACGTCGCCGAGCGGACCGGCCGCGCTATACGGAGCACGTCAACGCCGGAGCACACCGGTGATCCGGGTGAGATCGTCGCCTGGGACGGATACTGCTATGTGCATGATGACCTGGTGATGGACGAGCTGGACGCGGCGAAGCGGGCGCACCCGAATGCACAGGTCGTGATTCATCCCGAGGCGCGACGCGACCTGCTGGAGAAGGCGGACCATGTGGTGTCGACATCCGCCATGGCCGCCCTCGCCGAGCAGTACGATGAGCTGATCATTGGCACGGAGCGCGGACTCATCGACCGGCTGCACCAGCTGTACCCGCAGAAGACCATCGTGCCCCTCTCGCGCGCCGCGATCTGCGGCAACATGAAGGTCAACACGCTCGCCAAGCTGGCATGGTGCCTCGACCATGAGCAGTACGAGGTCCTGCTGGACGAGGATATCCGCACGCGGGCCGAGCAGGCGCTGCGGGGCATGCTGGCCATGCCGGGCGGCTGGCGGCCGCCGACGGCAGACGAGGAGCAGCTCGAGGCGGCCGGCCTGGTCCGGAGCGGCTGCGGCTGCGCCTGA
- a CDS encoding MBL fold metallo-hydrolase, whose protein sequence is MILQIRPFVAPGFGENGYIVWRDGSATAVAIDPGNSVAPMLQLLADEGLQIAAVLLTHAHLDHVEGVSRLVGETAAPVYLHPADRFLYDHVAQQAQQFGMRVDPLPDVSRPLEHDQQLAIGDVTYHVLHAPGHSPGHVVFHVADADCAFVGDVVFQGSIGRSDLPGGDFTQLIESIRAQVLSMPDDTTLYPGHGPPTTVGHERATNPFLIPHYGGGLA, encoded by the coding sequence ATGATTCTCCAGATAAGACCTTTCGTTGCGCCGGGCTTCGGTGAGAACGGCTACATCGTGTGGCGGGACGGGTCTGCGACCGCGGTCGCCATCGATCCCGGCAACAGCGTCGCCCCGATGCTCCAGCTGCTTGCGGACGAGGGGCTGCAGATCGCAGCGGTGCTGCTGACCCACGCCCATCTCGATCATGTCGAAGGCGTCTCCCGCCTGGTGGGCGAGACAGCCGCGCCCGTTTATCTGCATCCCGCGGACCGGTTCCTGTACGATCATGTCGCGCAGCAGGCGCAGCAGTTCGGCATGCGCGTGGATCCGCTGCCTGATGTCAGCCGACCGCTCGAGCACGACCAGCAGCTTGCGATCGGCGACGTTACCTACCACGTGCTGCACGCGCCCGGTCACTCGCCGGGCCACGTGGTCTTCCACGTCGCGGACGCGGACTGCGCGTTCGTCGGCGATGTAGTGTTCCAGGGCTCCATCGGCCGCAGCGATCTGCCCGGCGGTGATTTCACTCAGCTCATCGAATCGATTCGCGCGCAGGTCCTGAGCATGCCCGACGATACCACACTCTATCCGGGCCATGGTCCGCCCACGACCGTCGGCCACGAGCGCGCCACCAACCCGTTCCTCATTCCACATTACGGCGGTGGGCTGGCGTGA
- a CDS encoding HAD-IIIA family hydrolase, with the protein MKKAAFLDRDGTIIEEVQYLSDPDGVVLVPGAAEGLRDIRRAGFELVVVTNQSGIARGYYSENEFRAVQDRVERLLAEAGVQLDAVLHCPHHPDFTGPCDCRKPALGLYEQAQTALGLDLAASMYVGDRLSDVLPALATGGTGYLVRTGYGREHAQLAPPGIEVIDDLSALGRLVRGR; encoded by the coding sequence ATGAAGAAGGCGGCGTTTCTCGACCGGGACGGCACCATCATCGAGGAGGTGCAGTACCTGTCGGACCCGGACGGCGTCGTCCTGGTGCCGGGCGCTGCGGAGGGCCTGCGCGACATCAGGCGCGCGGGATTCGAGCTCGTCGTGGTCACCAACCAGTCTGGCATCGCGAGAGGCTATTACTCCGAGAACGAGTTCCGCGCGGTGCAGGATCGCGTCGAGCGGTTGCTCGCCGAGGCGGGTGTACAGCTCGACGCCGTGTTGCACTGCCCCCACCACCCCGATTTCACCGGACCGTGCGACTGCCGCAAGCCGGCCCTTGGCCTGTACGAGCAGGCGCAGACCGCGCTCGGGCTCGACCTGGCCGCCTCCATGTACGTGGGCGACCGGCTGAGTGATGTGCTGCCTGCGCTCGCCACGGGCGGTACCGGCTACCTCGTGAGGACGGGTTATGGCCGGGAGCACGCGCAGCTCGCACCACCCGGAATCGAGGTGATCGATGACCTCAGCGCGCTCGGGCGGCTCGTCAGAGGGCGTTGA
- the purN gene encoding phosphoribosylglycinamide formyltransferase, whose product MSVRLAVFASGGGSNLQAILNRFVDAEHVRVALVVSDRAASGALAHAASAGVPAVHIAVGGRAEADVAADTLAALTAHQIDLLALAGYLRLVPPAVVGRYSGRMLNIHPALLPAFGGAGMYGRHVHEAVLAAGCRVTGATVHYVDERYDEGRIVAQWPVPVLPGDTPATLAARVLKVEHRLYPAVIDAIARGVSGERESSAAEAFQLGGDMPPADQQIIAIARI is encoded by the coding sequence GTGAGCGTTCGTCTGGCGGTGTTCGCGTCCGGCGGCGGCTCCAACCTGCAAGCCATTCTCAATCGATTCGTCGACGCAGAGCACGTGCGAGTCGCGCTCGTCGTGAGCGATCGAGCAGCATCCGGCGCACTCGCGCATGCCGCGTCCGCAGGTGTGCCCGCCGTGCACATTGCTGTGGGCGGGCGCGCTGAGGCGGATGTCGCGGCCGACACGCTCGCTGCCCTGACAGCACACCAAATCGACCTCCTCGCCCTCGCAGGATATCTGCGACTCGTCCCACCCGCTGTGGTCGGCAGGTACAGCGGACGCATGCTGAACATCCATCCCGCGCTCCTGCCCGCGTTCGGCGGTGCCGGGATGTACGGGCGGCACGTGCACGAAGCTGTGCTGGCCGCCGGCTGTCGCGTGACGGGCGCGACGGTGCATTACGTGGATGAACGCTACGACGAGGGGCGTATCGTCGCACAGTGGCCTGTGCCGGTTCTTCCCGGCGACACACCCGCGACGCTGGCCGCACGCGTGCTCAAGGTCGAGCACCGTCTGTATCCGGCCGTCATCGACGCCATCGCGCGGGGCGTGTCCGGTGAACGCGAATCGTCCGCTGCCGAGGCGTTTCAACTTGGCGGGGACATGCCGCCTGCTGATCAGCAAATCATCGCAATTGCGCGTATCTGA
- the erpA gene encoding iron-sulfur cluster insertion protein ErpA has translation MTITVTPTAIAEVQKFIEEQGATQDAGLRVAVLPGGCSGFQYGLNIEDEAQDDDEILESNGIKLFVDPFSGQYLDGVEIDYVTTMMGSGFTFKNPNASGGCGCGSSFTA, from the coding sequence ATGACCATTACGGTCACTCCGACCGCGATTGCGGAAGTTCAGAAGTTCATTGAGGAGCAGGGCGCGACGCAGGACGCGGGTCTGCGTGTGGCGGTTCTGCCTGGCGGCTGTTCCGGATTCCAGTACGGCCTCAACATCGAGGACGAGGCTCAGGACGACGACGAGATCCTGGAGTCGAACGGCATCAAGCTGTTCGTCGACCCGTTCAGCGGCCAGTATCTCGATGGCGTCGAGATCGACTACGTCACGACCATGATGGGCTCGGGCTTCACGTTCAAGAACCCGAACGCATCGGGCGGCTGCGGCTGCGGCAGCTCCTTCACGGCCTGA